A genomic window from Brassica oleracea var. oleracea cultivar TO1000 chromosome C8, BOL, whole genome shotgun sequence includes:
- the LOC106308589 gene encoding uncharacterized mitochondrial protein AtMg00810-like, which translates to MFIRKRPTSFTALLMYVDDILIASNNDEALNDLKNALHKAFEIKDMGTLRFFLGLEIARNASGISICQRKYALDILSSTCVLACKPVSVPMDPTVHLSKETDTLLSCAKPYRELIGRLLYVTITRPNITFAVNYLSQFLSCPTDTHLQAAHHILRYLKSNPGHGLFYNVDSEICLNAFADADWMTCPDSRRSITGFCVYLGKSLVNWKSKKQQTVSRSSTEKEYRIMALATCELLWLHQLLKDLKVTVCTSAKLFCYNKSAIHIATKPRVS; encoded by the coding sequence ATGTTCATCCGCAAAAGACCGACGTCTTTCACTGCTCTGTTGATGTACGTTGATGACATCTTAATTGCCTCTAACAATGATGAAGCTTTGAATGATTTGAAGAATGCTTTGCATAAGGCTTTTGAGATCAAAGACATGGGCACTCTGCGGTTCTTTTTGGGTTTGGAGATAGCTCGCAATGCTAGTGGTATTTCCATCTGTCAGAGGAAGTATGCTTTGGATATATTATCCTCTACATGCGTGCTAGCTTGCAAACCAGTCTCTGTTCCGATGGATCCAACGGTTCATCTCAGTAAGGAAACTGATACTCTTTTATCTTGTGCGAAACCATATCGGGAATTGATTGGTCGGCTCTTGTACGTCACAATCACAAGACCTAATATCACATTTGCTGTGAACTATCTCAGTCAGTTCCTCTCCTGTCCCACTGATACTCATCTTCAAGCAGCACATCACATCCTGCGTTACTTGAAGTCTAATCCGGGACATGGCTTATTCTACAATGTGGATTCAGAGATATGCTTGAACGCCTTTGCTGACGCAGATTGGATGACTTGTCCAGATTCTCGACGTTCTATTACTGGTTTTTGCGTGTACCTTGGCAAGTCCTTGGTGAATTGGAAGTCGAAGAAACAACAGACTGTTAGTCGTAGCAGTACTGAAAAGGAGTATCGCATCATGGCCTTAGCTACGTGTGAGCTCTTATGGTTACATCAGTTACTCAAGGACTTGAAGGTGACTGTATGTACGTCGGCAAAGCTCTTCTGTTATAACAAATCCGCCATTCACATCGCCACCAAACCCCGTGTTTCATGA